In the Acidovorax sp. A79 genome, one interval contains:
- a CDS encoding U32 family peptidase — protein sequence MSLLPHQLELLSPARDAEIGIEAVNHGADAVYIGGPAFGARASAGNDIRDIERLVKHAHRFNSRIFITLNTILRDDELEAARKMAWQVYEAGADALIIQDMGLLEIDLPPIQLHASTQTDIRTPEKARFLQDAGLSQIVLARELTVQQIAAVHKALGPVDAPGRANIEFFIHGALCVAYSGQCNISHAQTGRSANRGDCSQACRLPYQVTDAQGRFIAHDKHVLSMKDNNQSDNLRALIDAGVRSFKIEGRYKDMGYVKNITAHYRTLIDEILEEREAQGRPLGRSSSGRTTFTFTPDPLQNFNREFTDYFVTGRKEDIGAFDTPKNPGQAIGWVTKVGPDFVELEVSDPATVLHNGDGLCYYDLHKELVGMAINVAEPVSARSVGQWRVYPKDPMEGFKDLRKGTEVNRNRDMDWVRTLEKKSSDRRIGLWAHLSETPCGFSLMLTDEDGNVGCTDVQQPHQPATDAAKAEASLREQLGRFGATIFAVHDIALQLTEPWFVPASVLNALRRDALADLEANRAHNFERLQRATPIEPPAPYPEDTLSFLGNVFNHKAHDFYVRHGVKVIDAAYEAHEEEGEVSLMITKHCVRFSMSLCPKQAKGVTGVQGTIKAEPLMLINGKEKLTLRFDCKPCEMHVVGKIKRQVLNQVPEAPLQFYKARPQVAH from the coding sequence ATGTCCCTCCTGCCCCATCAGCTCGAACTGCTCTCGCCCGCGCGCGATGCCGAGATCGGCATCGAAGCCGTCAACCACGGCGCCGACGCCGTCTACATCGGCGGCCCGGCCTTTGGCGCACGCGCCAGCGCGGGCAACGACATCCGCGACATCGAGCGGCTGGTGAAACACGCGCACCGCTTCAACAGCCGCATCTTCATCACGCTCAACACCATCCTGCGCGACGACGAACTGGAGGCCGCGCGCAAAATGGCCTGGCAGGTGTACGAGGCCGGGGCCGATGCACTCATCATCCAGGACATGGGCCTGCTCGAAATCGACCTGCCGCCCATCCAGCTGCACGCCAGCACCCAGACCGACATCCGCACGCCCGAAAAGGCGCGCTTTCTGCAGGACGCGGGCCTCTCGCAGATCGTGCTGGCGCGCGAGCTCACGGTGCAGCAGATCGCCGCCGTGCACAAGGCGCTGGGGCCGGTGGATGCCCCAGGCCGCGCCAACATCGAGTTCTTCATCCACGGCGCGCTGTGCGTGGCCTACAGCGGCCAGTGCAACATCAGCCATGCGCAGACCGGCCGCAGCGCCAACCGGGGCGACTGCAGCCAGGCCTGCCGCCTGCCCTACCAAGTGACCGACGCGCAGGGCCGCTTCATCGCGCACGACAAGCACGTGCTCTCCATGAAGGACAACAACCAGAGCGACAACCTGCGCGCGCTCATCGACGCCGGCGTGCGCAGCTTCAAGATCGAAGGGCGCTACAAGGACATGGGCTATGTGAAGAACATCACCGCCCACTACCGCACGCTGATCGACGAGATCCTGGAAGAGCGCGAGGCGCAAGGTCGGCCACTGGGCCGGTCATCGAGCGGGCGGACCACCTTCACCTTCACGCCCGACCCGCTGCAGAACTTCAACCGCGAGTTCACCGACTACTTCGTGACCGGCCGCAAGGAAGACATCGGCGCGTTCGACACCCCCAAGAACCCGGGCCAGGCCATCGGCTGGGTGACCAAGGTAGGCCCCGACTTCGTGGAACTGGAGGTGAGCGACCCCGCCACCGTGCTGCACAACGGCGACGGCCTGTGCTACTACGACCTGCACAAGGAGCTGGTGGGCATGGCCATCAACGTGGCCGAGCCCGTGTCCGCGCGCAGCGTGGGCCAGTGGCGCGTGTACCCCAAGGACCCGATGGAAGGCTTCAAGGACCTGCGCAAGGGCACCGAGGTCAACCGCAACCGCGACATGGACTGGGTGCGCACGCTGGAGAAAAAGTCCAGCGACCGCCGCATCGGCCTGTGGGCGCACCTGAGCGAAACGCCTTGCGGCTTCAGCCTGATGCTGACCGACGAGGATGGCAACGTGGGCTGTACTGATGTGCAGCAGCCGCACCAGCCTGCCACCGATGCCGCCAAGGCCGAAGCCAGCCTGCGCGAGCAACTGGGCCGCTTCGGCGCCACCATCTTCGCGGTTCACGACATTGCGCTGCAACTGACTGAGCCCTGGTTCGTGCCCGCCTCGGTGCTCAACGCGCTGCGCCGCGATGCGCTGGCCGACCTGGAAGCAAACCGCGCGCACAACTTCGAGCGCCTGCAGCGCGCCACGCCCATCGAGCCGCCAGCGCCCTACCCCGAGGACACGCTGAGCTTTCTGGGCAACGTGTTCAACCACAAGGCGCACGATTTTTACGTGCGCCACGGCGTCAAGGTGATCGATGCGGCCTACGAGGCGCACGAGGAAGAAGGCGAAGTCAGCCTCATGATCACCAAGCACTGCGTGCGCTTCAGCATGAGCCTCTGCCCCAAGCAGGCCAAGGGCGTGACGGGTGTGCAGGGCACCATCAAGGCCGAACCCTTGATGTTGATCAACGGCAAGGAAAAGCTGACCTTGCGCTTTGACTGCAAGCCCTGTGAAATGCACGTGGTGGGCAAGATCAAGCGCCAGGTGCTGAACCAGGTGCCGGAAGCCCCGCTCCAGTTCTACAAAGCCCGGCCGCAAGTCGCGCACTAA